A single window of Nitrososphaerota archaeon DNA harbors:
- the glmM gene encoding phosphoglucosamine mutase, whose protein sequence is MAASQQRLFGTNGVRFVPGISYDLDFAINLSEAIGTYFGSGEVLVGQDGRVSSPALANAAISGLMSSGVDVAEAGLVPTPALQYAVKTMGSRGGVMVTASHNPPQYNGLKVAGPDGVEIPRLDEQRIEKIFYDRSQTKADWKGIGVARPEPSVVKNYISGILSKVNSKVISDRKLTVVIDAGNGAQSVAAPYLVEALGCKVITLNSVVDGTFPGRGPEPTPETLKDLSVTVKSVGADLGVAFDGDGDRSMFCDEEGRILWGDQTGCMIADYILEKHPEGTVVTSVASTQAIELVAKKHRAKVYRTMVGSVEVSRTLVERKGLFGFEENGGCMYAPHIPVRDGAMTTALMLECLASKGMAFSRALAFAVPKFYQSKGKFEVDRKKVDSVMKAVEHQAKGEVGRIDGVKVWIDEQSWVLVRPSGTESIVRIFAESDSQEKSDLLLKKFSKIAKAASV, encoded by the coding sequence TTGGCCGCATCCCAGCAGCGGCTCTTCGGCACCAACGGAGTGAGGTTCGTCCCCGGCATCTCCTACGACCTGGATTTCGCGATCAACCTCAGCGAGGCCATCGGGACATACTTCGGAAGCGGGGAGGTCCTTGTTGGCCAGGACGGAAGGGTCTCCAGTCCCGCCCTTGCCAACGCAGCCATCTCAGGACTGATGAGCTCCGGCGTGGACGTGGCCGAGGCCGGGCTCGTCCCCACTCCCGCCCTCCAGTACGCAGTGAAGACCATGGGCTCCAGAGGCGGAGTGATGGTCACCGCTTCCCACAACCCTCCCCAGTACAACGGCCTGAAGGTCGCCGGCCCCGATGGAGTCGAGATTCCCAGACTCGACGAGCAGAGGATAGAGAAGATATTCTACGACAGGTCGCAGACGAAGGCCGACTGGAAGGGGATAGGGGTCGCGAGGCCCGAGCCTTCGGTCGTGAAGAACTACATCTCAGGGATCCTCTCCAAGGTAAACTCCAAGGTCATCTCCGACAGAAAGCTCACTGTCGTGATAGACGCAGGCAACGGGGCCCAGAGCGTCGCCGCCCCCTATCTCGTCGAGGCCCTAGGCTGTAAGGTGATCACTCTCAATTCCGTAGTGGACGGGACTTTCCCGGGCAGGGGACCCGAACCGACACCCGAGACCCTGAAGGACCTATCCGTCACCGTGAAGTCTGTCGGCGCCGACCTGGGGGTAGCCTTCGACGGCGACGGCGACCGCTCGATGTTCTGCGACGAGGAAGGTCGAATCCTCTGGGGGGACCAGACGGGGTGCATGATCGCCGACTACATCCTGGAGAAGCATCCCGAAGGAACGGTCGTCACCTCTGTCGCCTCGACCCAGGCAATCGAGCTCGTAGCGAAAAAGCACCGGGCGAAGGTCTACAGGACCATGGTCGGAAGCGTAGAGGTCTCCCGGACGCTCGTGGAAAGAAAGGGCCTCTTCGGGTTTGAGGAGAACGGAGGGTGCATGTATGCGCCCCACATCCCGGTCCGCGACGGGGCCATGACAACGGCCCTCATGCTCGAATGTCTTGCCAGCAAGGGGATGGCCTTCTCCAGAGCCCTCGCCTTCGCTGTCCCGAAGTTCTATCAGTCTAAGGGCAAGTTCGAGGTGGACAGGAAGAAGGTCGACTCGGTGATGAAGGCCGTCGAGCACCAGGCCAAGGGGGAGGTCGGGAGAATCGACGGGGTGAAGGTCTGGATAGATGAGCAGTCCTGGGTGCTGGTTAGGCCGAGCGGGACCGAATCGATAGTCAGGATCTTCGCCGAATCAGACAGCCAGGAGAAGTCCGACTTGCTCCTGAAGAAGTTCTCAAAGATCGCGAAGGCTGCCTCAGTCTAG